One Streptomyces drozdowiczii DNA segment encodes these proteins:
- a CDS encoding MarR family winged helix-turn-helix transcriptional regulator, producing the protein MGMTAGERLGLDIKRAEQALMAAKSAALKDADLTVAQYAALLALSASPGISGAALARECLVTPQAMAGVLKHLEERGLIARSAHPYHQKMLETRLTEAGTETLRRADERAVRIERRIADALTPGERDTLRDLLARCVTAIRAD; encoded by the coding sequence ATGGGAATGACCGCCGGTGAACGCCTCGGCCTGGACATCAAGCGCGCCGAGCAGGCCCTCATGGCAGCCAAGAGCGCCGCGCTCAAGGACGCCGACCTCACGGTCGCGCAGTACGCGGCGCTGCTCGCGCTCTCCGCCAGCCCCGGAATCTCCGGCGCGGCCCTCGCACGGGAGTGCCTGGTCACGCCCCAGGCGATGGCCGGGGTGCTCAAGCATCTGGAGGAGCGCGGCCTGATCGCCAGGTCCGCCCACCCCTACCACCAGAAGATGCTGGAGACCCGCCTGACCGAGGCCGGCACGGAGACCCTGCGCCGGGCCGACGAACGAGCGGTCCGCATCGAACGCCGCATCGCGGACGCGCTCACCCCCGGGGAACGCGACACGCTGCGCGACCTGCTGGCCCGCTGCGTCACCGCGATCCGCGCGGACTGA